One window of Quercus robur chromosome 5, dhQueRobu3.1, whole genome shotgun sequence genomic DNA carries:
- the LOC126728982 gene encoding uncharacterized protein LOC126728982, with the protein MNRSYKNYRSSLKKKWFKPYEKDPKEALEILPPNMADDDWNYLVNLWSNKDWKKMCDKNKYSRSKNFIIHITGSKSFQQRSEEEREKTGEDPSRLQLFEITHTRSNGQAANETTQEALVWKFLKMLV; encoded by the exons ATGAATAGGTCATACAAAAATTACCGAAGCTCCTTGAAGAAAAAATGGTTTAAGCCATATGAGAAGGATCCTAAGGAGGCACTAGAAATTTTGCCACCTAACATGGCGGATGATGATTGGAACTATCTTGTGAATTTATGGAGCAATAAGGACTGGAAG AAAATGTGTGATAAAAACAAGTATAGTCGTTCCAAAAACTTTATCATTCACATTACTGGATCAAAAAGCTTCCAACAACGAAGTGAAGAAGAG AGGGAGAAAACTGGAGAAGATCCTAGCCGGCTTCAATTATTTGAGATCACACATACGAGATCTAATGGGCAAGCTGCAAATGAAACTACACAGGAAGCATTGGTATGGAAATTCCTAAAAATGCTTGTATAA